The genomic DNA CTGGTCATGGGGTGACTTCATCGTTGGAAACTATTTCGGAAATTCGAAGTCCGAATTCTTCGTCCACCACCACCACTTCGCCCCGAGCGATCAAAGTGCCATTCACCAACAAATCGATTGGGCTGCCCGCTGAACGGTCAAGCTCAATCACCGAACCTGGTACCAACGAAAGCAAATCGCCAACCGTCATCCGGGCTCGGCCTAGCTCGGCTACCACGTTCATCTCGACTCCACCCAAAATGTCAAGACCTCGACCAAGTGGAGCACGACTTACGGTGGGCGTGGGGGTCATCGGGGGTAGGTCCATTTCACCAAGTTCGGTCTCGTCGGCGGTCACTGGGGCCATTTTCTCGGTGGGTAGCAGCGAAACGCCTACCGTGCCCATGTGGTCGACACCAGCGAAGACCCCAGCCGCCATCATGGTG from Acidimicrobiia bacterium includes the following:
- the fliN gene encoding flagellar motor switch protein FliN, encoding MTTHIPGQPNPAISAEALEELVSTVADDFPAVGLQAGPADVQDNLDQLLPGIDSMVMVVPVLSDIEREVFVIVSPTLLTSMGGTDLATLPELVNRTVTELANGDELDLNATRLGVGVGALAGLAVEGDGPGATMMAAGVFAGVDHMGTVGVSLLPTEKMAPVTADETELGEMDLPPMTPTPTVSRAPLGRGLDILGGVEMNVVAELGRARMTVGDLLSLVPGSVIELDRSAGSPIDLLVNGTLIARGEVVVVDEEFGLRISEIVSNDEVTP